The following proteins are co-located in the Vigna unguiculata cultivar IT97K-499-35 chromosome 9, ASM411807v1, whole genome shotgun sequence genome:
- the LOC114162283 gene encoding putative oligosaccharyltransferase complex subunit CG9662 gives MRAKSEPAAQPPSSSASGGASSGASLDPIFHLLRVLPFSFLRPPRLRLKLPSLTLPSPNAVFALLLLTYFMVVSGIVYDIIVEPPGIGSTQDPYTGSVRPVVFMSGRVNGQYIIEGLSSGFMFVLGGIGIILLDLALDRNRAKSVKVSYASAGVSSVVLAYVMSMLFIRIKIPAYLR, from the coding sequence ATGCGAGCCAAATCGGAGCCCGCGGCCCAGCCTCCCTCCTCCTCCGCCTCCGGTGGCGCTTCCTCCGGCGCGTCGCTGGATCCGATCTTCCACCTCCTCCGCGTGCTCCCCTTCAGCTTCCTCCGCCCCCCGCGGCTCCGCCTCAAGCTCCCCTCCCTGACCCTCCCCTCTCCCAACGCCGTCTTCGCCCTCCTCCTCCTCACCTACTTTATGGTCGTCTCCGGCATCGTGTACGACATCATCGTGGAACCTCCCGGCATCGGCTCTACGCAGGACCCCTACACCGGCTCTGTGCGCCCCGTCGTCTTCATGTCCGGCCGCGTCAACGGGCAGTACATCATAGAAGGCCTCTCCTCCGGCTTCATGTTCGTGCTCGGCGGCATCGGCATCATTCTCCTTGATCTCGCGCTCGATCGCAACCGCGCGAAGTCCGTCAAGGTCTCCTACGCCTCCGCCGGCGTCTCCTCCGTCGTCCTCGCCTACGTTATGAGTATGCTATTCATCCGCATTAAGATCCCCGCCTATCTCAGATGA